ATaggaaaaataataataatgttagtttttatatagcactttcttactctgtgctcaaagtgctttataattattacccctggtacagatctatagcaacacaacagccctttatacttcctcaactccgcGAGGAggatacaatccattgcaacctttataagcacataggatttaaatcattcacattgcaacctctatcctaccaggtccccagttatacagctgggttgactgaggcacaattatggttcaaatcttgcccaaggactttaaccactcagaaacaaatgacagcaAACGGGCTCGAACCTGCATGTGCTTTAAGTTTATCGTGGTGTTAATTACCGCTAAATGTGATTCAACCAGATGTATTgaattcaaatttacatataatgtaacAGGTGCATTTACCAGTCAGCCAATCAGAAACTGTCCAGGTTATCCAGATGGACTCTGGTGATGCATCACAAGGAAAGATATATCAAGTTATTACAGTTGAACAACCAGAAGGTACACAAAATGATACTCAGGTATCTCAACAAGGTAAGAACAATATAAACTGGAAGAAATTTAGTAGTGAGATCAAAAATTCAGTGTAGGATAGTAAGAATCtgtattcgtccaaataaattcagaaatttgttgaatggtcgccacaagaGAAGCACCCTATTACCGTAGTGTTGTTTAAGCAGGAGAaaactggagtacccggggaaaaccagTGTTGtttggcagggtcaaactgagcatcacccttcttacttacagacctggttaaattttaaatcaaacccagctgaCACATGGCAGGTTtgacccagactgcagaggtaagaggcataTGAGCTAACAgtcggccaccaacaacccctCAAAAATATGGAACGCTTCACGAATTTGCGTGTTATAAATAAAAGGATTAAAactaaattaaattattttagttaGGCCACAGACCCCCATCTAACTTAtgtttatttatagtttgtattttatgtgtagTCACAATTCAAACTGCCTAATTTTGGGACAAAGTTCCATATTGATATTTAAGAATTACCCCTACCCGCTTTAACAAGCATCTCAGgaaacttacatgtaattagtcacagttgataattgtttcagacagcacaatcaatttcaaatcagtatgtagttgtatgtagtgatttgaattcaaagccagtatgtagtgaggaaaaataacacttttattGACACTTGAATCTGTGCTTTGTGGGCTACTGAATAAAGCTGAACGGTGATGAGTCAGTACCTCTGTTTGGGCACAGCACCCTCAGTGGCAACCTTTGGTTACTTTTAAACTTTTAAAGTAAGCAGAATAGACCATCGTATAATTTCCTGgctgtgtacaaatacagttaGAATTTCAATACACAGCATGAACTTTCTTGTTTGATGTGTTACAGTGAGTGACATCACTCCAACAAGTACAGACCAAATGCAGGATGTGACAAACACATCAGTGGCAGCGTTATTAGAGAGTGCTAGTGGTGTGGTGGTCCATCAAGTACAAGAATCAACACCACATAAAGAATTACCACCAGGGTGTCCAGCTTGGGCCGCTAGGTTAAAAGAATGTGAAGTAAGTTATTGAGTGAAAAACACTGTGTACTGACTTTACAGTAGACCTGTGtatcaagctagggagtcagaTCAGGAATGTGAGTTGAAGACAGAACTAACAGAACATTGCTGTAGGTACACTGCTGATACAGTCATGTACACAGCTACTGTCACATgaagaaagacagacactgacatACCTCTATACACATCACTGTATCAGCAGTGTACCTACAGCAATGTATACAGTCAATGTACATACAGGTACTGTCACATGTAGAAAAGACAGACCTGTGACATgcctgtatacacatcactgTATCAGCAGTGTCCCTACAGTAGTCAATGTACACACAGGTACTGTCACATGTAGCAGGGCAGAACAGACAGATCCTGTAACATgcctgtatacacatcactgTATCAGCAGTGTACCTACagcaatgtatacagtaatgtAGCCACACTTCTGTTGATGGGCCTGTAGCTACAGCTCTGTTACATCCCTGCACCATCCTACTGACACAAACGTGTACTACAGGAATGTTACAGCATTTGCACGGGACCTGTTACACAGGCAAAATGTTATCTGGAGTGTATACTATATAATGACTTCGCTGTAAATTGATGCAAACAGGCGCAAGTATTAGTTCAGTCTTTGATGGCATAAGGTACCAATGTCTATGATTTAACCTGTGAGGAGCAATGATTTATTGAATGGTCATTAGTAATTTTAAGGGCATTGACAATATTGTGTTTTTCATGTCTGTGTTTATGTCTTTATTTGCAGTCTATAGGTGACTCGTACCGTGGATACGTTGAAAGTGAAGTAGAACTAGATTTGTTACTGACATATCATAAACAACAGACCGGAACGTTCTGGGGAACACGACAGTCTCCAAGTCAAAATAAACCATCTAAACGATTAATGTGGAAATCTCAGTATGTGCCATATGATGGTGTACCATTCCTCAATGCAGGTAAATTTAGAATACTTGGATATTTTTAATGACTAGACATCAGGGTATTTAATTTTTCCTGAACATTGTCTGTCGACAAAACACCTCTCAGTTAAATACAAGTTTGGAAATAGAATGTACCGTTGTTGGTAAATGTAAGAAAAATGTTGTATGAAGAATTTGCAATatgttagggagccttcagtaattacaggtgAAGGAAGACCTAGGGcttgggggagggggtgatcAGATcaagggttgtcggtggctgagtggttaaaccacttgcctcttacgaCTGCGtgggggttcgaaccccattcagggtttgattaaatttaccacgctgtaagtgaaaagagtgttgttcagtatGACTCTACCGTACAACGCAGGTTTTCAGTTTGACTCTAAATGTACAATGCCggtttccctgggtactccggtttcctcctgcactaatactgaaccaaaggagcctataaatgggactagctcccgtccaataaataaataagattctacaaattgattttcaggggagggccatattttgaaaaatatggaatattagAGAAGTATGACATTTACTTTGACTATCGTATACCTTCATTCAGGGAACGTTTTAattcattaaatattaatttcgTAATCATTATGTTTGTTTATACCAGGTAGTCGAGCTATAGTAATGGAGTGCCAATATGGTCCGAGAAGGAAAGGAGGGCAGACGAAGAAAACTACAGACCCATCTGGTTTTAAAACAACATGTCCTGCCAGGTAAGTAAAATTATGTAGTGAGTTTATCCCAAAGTGAACGGGTACAGTGATTTTCAAGTTCTGTTACATGTTTCACGGACACCTGCAGTACATTGTatctgcaactggaacatttttttcaataactaaccaaagatatattcactaaaaattggtcagttacatataaaatgacaatgtatctgttaattagtggtcaatattatatgtaggtagtgtagtgacaagtttaaatgtGAAAGGTTGGTTTTGAATTTGCaaacatgttaaaactgtactagtgtATCtggagtgttttttttttatcaaacaaccacaatatatttactgaaaattgttaaaataccaataattagacattgtagatgtcaattagaggtttatattatccataagcagtacagaaataggttgaaatcatgaccaCTAAGTCATAAATGCTTATCACTTCAGTGTAAAACacctctcatgaatattcattgttcaaccatgaatatattatttctgctgattcccatgatgcaatagcccacagcaaagataccttataaatgcacaagatcaacttgatgtttctctgaaatcggaAGTtgttgtaggtgatgtaaaatcatgaaatgactctccagaacccatagttacctttattttctggagtggtgttcccctttataTAAAACATGATTTGCCAGTCAATAGTCATATTGAGTACATcttatatttgttattttacacaGATTATGataactaatacatgtatgtcacttaTGTGTCTTCTCTTCTCATCTAAGGATTTACATAAAGAAAGTTCGCAAGTTTCCAGAATTAAAAGTAGACACAGGTCCGGGCGTAGATCGGAAGACATTAAGACTCCAACAAGACAGAGCATTTGCAATACTTCGAGAAAAACCAGATGACATACAGGGTGTTGAGAGGTAAGAAAACAGTGTGTCTTATATCtcttttgataaaaaaacacaatgtttGTTTAATAGGTCTTAGTACCCCTGTGTAATACAGTACCTTGTTCGGATGAACACAGGCTCAGTACCCCTGATTAATACCTTGTTCAGGTGAACACAGAAGTTACAAGAGGGCATATTTCTCCTGTTACCTTGTTTGGgtgaacacagaaattacaagagggctcagtacccctgttaccttgtttgggtgaacacagaaattacaagagggctcagtacccctgttaccttgtttgggtgaacacagaaattacaagagggcttagtacccctgttaccttgtttgggtgaacacagaaattacaagagagCTTAGTTCTCCTGTTACCTTGTTTTGgtgaacacagaaattacaacagggctcagtacccctgttaccttgtttgggtgaacacagaaattacaacaGGGTTCAGTAagtacccctgttaccttgttttgGTGAACACAGGAATTACAACAGGGCTTAGTTGTCCTGTTACCTTGTTTGGgtgaacacagaaattacaagagggcttcGTGCCTCTGTTACATTCTTCAGAGAGAACACATAAAAGAAAGATATTCACTTACAAATTGTCTAAAAAAACAATCAATCACCAAAACATACATTCAAtaacaaagtgtgtgtgtgtgaattagtTTATGGTCCGAGTGTTCATCACAAAGTCCATTGAAGACTTTCTTGACTAAATCATTAAAATGTATCTTCATTTTTTAAACACAGATTCTATGTACAACTGCCAACTACCAAAGCCCATGAATACCACGACGATCCTCCCACACATATCTATGGAGTCAACATCAACATTGGAGGACCTGTAGCTGAGACACCATTATCACAACGTATGCATCCCAGAGTAGCAGATAAATTAAGACAAATAGTGTGTGAAGGCAATCGTAATGTTTATCACGTCAGAAAATTATTACGGTATGAATTAGATATTTCTACTAGTTCTCCCACCAATTAACCTTTTACTACATACTTCAGTATTCACagcagtgtgccttctaatgatagccaaattttgttgttgtgagtcaaaatgataaaaactgtcatttcttgtgagtcaccacatagtaaaagaTAGGGAACACcacattactgggacaagccattagccaagcaagtggacttgttatcaaagagtaccaatatttacacatgtgatgatgggctcttacataacacaagtaaacagctgtaaaagtgtagttcacagcgtaagatcatttctaaggagtgagtcaattgaggcaaaccttatctctgtcttatatcagttgttatcaatttattaggctattataagtaacgctacaaacagctttagagatgcaaacaacttttatgacacccgttttcgccaggcaagcccgcgggtttgttgcacttggaccgctaatggtttgtgactgtcatgaaattttggtgcatcactagaaattatgtacatcagtggcacgtcaaattggcttagagggcacactgattcACAGTGGCTTGCTAGCTTTCCATTGTTACAGATACAAAAAAAttagtttatttgaatataagTACACAGTCACATGTAGCAGTGATTATTTGCATCAGGGTTCACACCTACAGATACTCAAGAAagtatttaattaaatttttgttccaaacacaactttgaaaattgtacctgaaatttttgactgcacactt
The Glandiceps talaboti chromosome 23, keGlaTala1.1, whole genome shotgun sequence genome window above contains:
- the LOC144453212 gene encoding calcium-responsive transcription factor-like, encoding MATNPDQVQVVHHVTGVTEVIPAVPPESQHIQTTFQEVHLPVSQSETVQVIQMDSGDASQGKIYQVITVEQPEGTQNDTQVSQQVSDITPTSTDQMQDVTNTSVAALLESASGVVVHQVQESTPHKELPPGCPAWAARLKECESIGDSYRGYVESEVELDLLLTYHKQQTGTFWGTRQSPSQNKPSKRLMWKSQYVPYDGVPFLNAGSRAIVMECQYGPRRKGGQTKKTTDPSGFKTTCPARIYIKKVRKFPELKVDTGPGVDRKTLRLQQDRAFAILREKPDDIQGVERFYVQLPTTKAHEYHDDPPTHIYGVNINIGGPVAETPLSQRMHPRVADKLRQIVCEGNRNVYHVRKLLRAFVERELFHGETIPEKHNLAYFPTIHDIQNHVHKAVKEINTGVLQVVNTGVPVTRHGAVPLQGPGENTVVNTGVPVTITDGLPASDEQATADAASQLQQQLWQATNEDPQPQTVTVTLTQNPGEENGAVISLVETTLSDGTTQVSNTLSPKTAQLLSQLNPRMFENSQIARIKNDGSDTVTIEMQHIQPAATAEGETLDATAVTSEQQDVPIVTVALPTQSGLSTVEQLLQPQEEDKMQDEPETAVGSIEGTTEQEVTMSVQ